One Chloroflexota bacterium genomic window, ACGGACCGGTCGGGCCCTATCCGTGTAGCGCGGGGGCTTGTCCCACGGGCGGGTTGAGTTGCACCAAGTCAAGAGAAGATGGATTCCCGCGTGCGCGGGAATGACGGAAAGATTCGGCAGTAGCGCGGGGGCTTGTCCCCTGCTCTTGGACGGAGAGTCTAACGGTAGCGTGGGCTTCATTTCCCGCTCTTGGGCGGGCACGCTAAACTGAGAGTGTCGCGGGCCACATCCAAGCCGCAGAGGGTATTCATTTACATAGACACTTCCTAGGAGATAAGGAGCAGATATCGTATGAAGATCGCCTGTCAGGAGAACAAGGTACCGGGAGAGACGTTCCAGGAGAAGATCGACAACTTGGAGCGCTTCGGCTTTGCAGGCGTGGAGTTGATGCACGGCCGGTTGGCGGAGCGGCTGTCGGAGGTCAAGCAGGCGCTCAGCAACAGCAGCGTGCAGGCCAGCACGGTCTGCACCGGCTCGGAACACGATCTGCTGGGCGTGACCAAGGACGACCGCGCCGCGCGCATGGAGCGTTTCCGCGGGTTGCTGGCGCTGGCCGGTGAACTGGGTCTCGTGGGCGTCATCGCGGTGCCGGTGCGGGGGCGCGATCCAATCTTCCCAGATCTTTCACCCTATCAGTCCGGCGCGGACCTGGAGCGCAATCTCTACGTTGAGTTGCTGCGCGAGGCGGGTGAGAGCGCCGCGCGGGAGGGTACGAATATCCTCGTGGAGCCGCTCAATCGCTATGAAACGCACCTGGCCAATACGCTCGCCGACGGCGCTGCCCTCTGTGCGGCGGCGGACCATCCCAACGTCAATATCATGGCCGACTTCTTCCACATGAGCATCGAGGAAGCGGACATTGCGGCCAGCATCCGCGATGCGGCGCAATACGTGAAACACGTCCATCTCGCCGATAGCAACCGCACCCAACCCGGCACAGGCCACACGGAGTTCAATTCCGGCTTTGCCGCCCTGCAGGAGATCGGCTTCGACGGCTTCATGGCGCTGGAGTGCGGCATTACCGGCGATCCGGAAGAGTCCTTGCCGGCCACGGCAGCCTACTTGAAGAGCTGCATGGCGTAGCGCAACGAGTCCTCGCTTCCCGCTGGAGAAACGTGCAGGGCTACCCCACAACTGTCCGGGGAATTGCAAGCAAACTCTCGCTTCTGCATGAGGAGTTACGAAAAGTTCTCCAGCGGGTGAGGAATCTCAATTCGTGAAGCAGAGCGCAACGCTCCCGGCCAGCAAACCTTCGGCCCCGCTTACCGCGGCATGGCGGCCATGATGGCGATGGCGCGTTCGATCTCTTCTTCGCTGTTGATGAAAGCTGTGCACAGGCGCACGCCCTGCATGTCGTCGTGCATCAGCGCGCGGCACCAGACCTCATTTTCATGCAGATAGGCAGCGAGATCAGCGCCGGATACACCATCGACGCCGTACGCCACGATGCCTGTGTGCGCATCCGGGTGCTCCGGGTCGTAGCAGACCACTTTCGGGTGCTTGAGCAGTTCGCCGCGCAGCCAGCGCGAGAGGTGCTTGCTGCGCCCTTCGATAGCTTCTATCCCGTGTCCTTCTAAGTACTCCGCGGCGACGCCCAGCCCCGCCATGGTGGGAAAGTTCACCGAACCCCATTCCAACCGTCCTGGATAGGGTTGCCAGTCGACCGCGCCGGTCTCGAAATCTATGTGCTTGGCCACGTGGCTGCCGGACCACGAAATCTGCAGCACGTCGCGCATGCGTTCGGCCACGTAGAAGCAGCCGGTCCCATAGGGACCGAGCATCCATTTGTAGCCGAGCACCGCGTAGAAGTCAGGATCGATGGCGGCAATATCTACGTCGAGTTGGCCGACAGCCTGTCCGCCGTCAAGGTAGACGAACGCGCCGCGCTCGCGGGCCAGGCGGCACATCTCAGCCACGGGCAGTTCCGTGCCGCGGTCCTGCGTCACGTGGCTCAACGCCACGAGCTTGGTACGCGGGGAGAGCAACGCCGTGAAATTGGCGAGATTCTCTTCCGGTGTCGCGCCAACCGGCATGTGGTGGATCACCGCGCCGTACCGTTTGCGGCCGATGTTATAGAGCGGCAGCC contains:
- a CDS encoding sugar phosphate isomerase/epimerase, translating into MKIACQENKVPGETFQEKIDNLERFGFAGVELMHGRLAERLSEVKQALSNSSVQASTVCTGSEHDLLGVTKDDRAARMERFRGLLALAGELGLVGVIAVPVRGRDPIFPDLSPYQSGADLERNLYVELLREAGESAAREGTNILVEPLNRYETHLANTLADGAALCAAADHPNVNIMADFFHMSIEEADIAASIRDAAQYVKHVHLADSNRTQPGTGHTEFNSGFAALQEIGFDGFMALECGITGDPEESLPATAAYLKSCMA
- a CDS encoding aminotransferase class V-fold PLP-dependent enzyme, translating into MLDIPRIREDFPALQHGIYLHTAGIGMNARPVLDEVTDRWQFFFEQGPWFQSRRDERFLHKQRTREALARLFHVPADTISMVNNVSNSISMVVSGLPLTPGDEIITSNEEDDALWLPLYNIGRKRYGAVIHHMPVGATPEENLANFTALLSPRTKLVALSHVTQDRGTELPVAEMCRLARERGAFVYLDGGQAVGQLDVDIAAIDPDFYAVLGYKWMLGPYGTGCFYVAERMRDVLQISWSGSHVAKHIDFETGAVDWQPYPGRLEWGSVNFPTMAGLGVAAEYLEGHGIEAIEGRSKHLSRWLRGELLKHPKVVCYDPEHPDAHTGIVAYGVDGVSGADLAAYLHENEVWCRALMHDDMQGVRLCTAFINSEEEIERAIAIMAAMPR